A section of the Oryza sativa Japonica Group chromosome 1, ASM3414082v1 genome encodes:
- the LOC107276253 gene encoding annexin-like protein RJ4: MATIVVPPVTPSPAEDADALLKAFQGWGTDEQAVIGVLAHRDATQRKQIRLTYEENYNENLIQRLQSELSGDLERAMYHWVLDPVERQAVMVNTATKCIHEDYAVIVEIACTNSSSELLAVKRTYHVLYKCSLEEDVAARATGNLRSLLLALVSTYRYDGDEVNDALAKSEAKILHETVTNGDTDHGELIRIVGTRSRAQLNATFSWFRDERGTSITKALQHGADPTGYSHALRTALRCISDANKYFVKVLRNAMHKSGTNEDSLTRVIVLHAEKDLKGIKDAFQKRASVALEKAIGNDTSGDYKSFLMALLGSGI, encoded by the exons GCTGGGGCACTGATGAGCAGGCAGTAATAGGCGTATTAGCTCACCGGGACGCAACTCAGAGGAAGCAGATCAGACTGACCTATGAAGAGAACTACAACGAAAACCTCATCCAGCGTCTTCAGTCTGAACTTTCTGGTGATTTGGAG AGAGCGATGTACCACTGGGTACTTGACCCTGTTGAGAGGCAGGCCGTGATGGTGAACACCGCGACGAAATGCATCCACGAGGACTACGCTGTCATCGTTGAGATCGCGTGCACGAACTCGTCCTCGGAGCTTCTAGCGGTAAAACGAACCTACCATGTCCTCTACAAGTGCTCCCTAGAAGAAGACGTGGCCGCTCGCGCCACTGGAAATCTTCGCAGT CTTCTGCTTGCTCTAGTGAGCACCTACAGGTACGACGGGGACGAGGTGAACGATGCATTGGCTAAATCGGAGGCAAAGATTCTCCATGAGACTGTAACGAATGGTGACACAGATCACGGCGAACTCATTCGGATAGTCGGTACAAGAAGCAGAGCGCAGCTCAACGCCACATTCAGCTGGTTCAGAGATGAGCGCGGCACTAGTATCACCAAG GCACTGCAGCATGGAGCTGATCCAACAGGCTACTCGCACGCGCTGCGAACCGCGTTAAGGTGCATCTCTGATGCGAACAAGTACTTCGTGAAG GTGCTAAGGAACGCGATGCACAAGTCAGGGACTAACGAGGACAGCCTGACCCGTGTGATCGTGCTGCACGCGGAGAAGGACCTCAAGGGCATCAAGGACGCGTTCCAGAAGAGGGCCTCGGTTGCCCTGGAGAAAGCCATCGGCAACGATACATCTGGTGACTACAAGAGTTTCCTGATGGCTCTACTTGGGAGTGGCATCTAA